The following are encoded together in the Methanosarcina flavescens genome:
- a CDS encoding glycoside hydrolase family 130 protein codes for MIWKDHGELFVRYNRNPILTVDDWPYRAHSVFNPAAAIVDGITLLLVRVEDHRGFSHFTIARSENGIDDWEIDPEPTFFPDPVNYPEEIYGIEDPRITYIDELGKWAVAYTAFSDSGPLTSLALTEDFRNFERIGATLPPENKDSALFPTRINGKWAMLHRPVSLISGAKANIWISFSPDMKYWGEHEVLLYAREGGWWDANKIGLSPQPIRVSDGWLIMYHGVRQTTAKASYRLGLALLDPDDPRKVLHRSDGWIFGPREMYERSGDVNDVVFPCGWVLVDDELRIYYGSADTSVSLATANINDVLRYIHQCPEKQCPDEYCRWFEEDVEVSTDPKRGYLKLK; via the coding sequence ATGATCTGGAAAGACCATGGGGAGCTATTTGTAAGATACAACAGAAATCCTATATTGACTGTTGATGATTGGCCTTACAGGGCGCACTCAGTATTCAACCCTGCAGCTGCGATAGTTGATGGTATAACCCTGTTACTGGTGCGTGTTGAGGACCACAGGGGATTTTCTCACTTTACAATCGCAAGAAGTGAGAACGGGATTGATGACTGGGAAATTGACCCAGAACCAACTTTTTTTCCGGACCCTGTAAACTATCCTGAAGAAATATACGGTATCGAAGACCCGCGCATAACTTACATTGATGAGCTGGGAAAGTGGGCTGTGGCATATACGGCTTTTTCTGATTCCGGTCCATTAACTTCGCTTGCCCTTACCGAGGACTTCCGTAATTTTGAACGAATAGGAGCTACCCTGCCGCCTGAAAATAAGGATTCTGCTCTTTTTCCTACAAGAATTAATGGCAAGTGGGCAATGCTGCACAGGCCCGTATCTTTAATAAGCGGTGCAAAGGCAAATATCTGGATATCCTTTTCTCCAGATATGAAATACTGGGGAGAACACGAAGTTCTGCTATATGCTCGAGAAGGCGGATGGTGGGACGCCAATAAGATAGGATTATCTCCGCAACCTATCCGTGTATCTGACGGATGGCTAATTATGTATCATGGAGTGCGCCAGACAACGGCTAAAGCAAGTTACCGGCTTGGACTCGCCCTCCTTGATCCCGATGATCCCAGAAAAGTGCTCCACAGATCAGACGGCTGGATTTTCGGACCGCGTGAAATGTATGAACGCAGCGGGGATGTCAACGACGTTGTTTTTCCCTGTGGATGGGTTCTTGTAGATGATGAGCTCCGCATTTATTACGGAAGTGCCGATACATCCGTATCCCTAGCTACTGCAAATATCAACGATGTCCTGAGATATATACATCAGTGCCCTGAGAAACAGTGTCCTGACGAGTATTGCAGGTGGTTTGAAGAGGATGTAGAGGTCTCTACCGATCCGAAAAGAGGATACTTGAAATTGAAATAA
- a CDS encoding glycosyltransferase family 4 protein: MNKQLKVLFIGTYVPKECGIATFTADLLNSVSMGYNDVHCEVIALNDPSETYNYPEEVVFQIQRDRIEDYYRAADYINQSDIDIVCLQHEFGLFWGDAGDYIFALLSGINKPVISTMHTVIREPEPEYRVSTEKLIRYSEKLIVMSQTAVDMLKDVYKAPADKIELIFHGVPDYPFNNCDKYKKMLNLKGAPLVLTFGLLSQNKGIESMLDSLPEVVSQYPDLVYLILGATHPMIKKNFGEAYRQYLKNKVSELGLEKNVVFHDKFVEKEELCKYILASDIYVSPYLSREQIVSGALTYAIGMGKAIISTPYWYAQEMLSDNRGLLVDFGDTNGFRDSLLHLIESPEECDSMRKKAYDFGRKMTWKNVGKQYNTVFTKALKSYSAYSSTSNRFNFLPNQLPEVKLDYLKLLTDDVGIIQHSNLGVPARHHGYSTDDVGRALVALTQLIDNQKKAEELWKLITTYMSFLEHAQTDTGHFHNFMSYKREFLDEKGSEDTLGRAIYGLGHVISCPYLSRNMRTLAHTLISRAMPEMEKLNYPRAKAYTICGLYEMLRTGVDADEFEPVFNSLRDAVKPIDSLVSKDAFESIFISHADSLVELYEANHKEDWNWFEPIVTYSNAKLSEALLLAYNYTKDRTYRKVGLATLDFLTEIQWKGDFFDMVGNDGWYYYNGEKPIFDQQPIEAGYLTQAYVSAYEIVRERKYLELAKYSFEYFLGRNRLRAVMYDYSTGAVCDGLNRDGMNCNQGAESVICFLMALSSLNKRMKKAFSTTLLQSRASGELDDGALQKRKSLLSANQAE; the protein is encoded by the coding sequence TTGAATAAACAACTGAAAGTATTATTTATAGGAACCTATGTTCCAAAAGAATGTGGGATTGCCACATTCACAGCCGATCTTTTAAATTCAGTATCCATGGGATACAATGATGTTCATTGTGAGGTAATCGCTTTGAACGATCCCTCTGAAACCTATAATTATCCTGAAGAAGTCGTTTTTCAAATCCAGAGGGACAGAATCGAGGATTATTACCGGGCTGCAGATTACATAAATCAGTCCGATATTGATATTGTATGTCTTCAGCACGAATTCGGGCTTTTCTGGGGAGACGCGGGAGACTACATTTTTGCTCTGCTTTCAGGAATCAACAAACCTGTAATAAGCACGATGCATACTGTAATCCGGGAACCTGAACCTGAGTATAGGGTATCCACTGAAAAGCTCATAAGGTATTCCGAAAAACTAATTGTAATGAGCCAGACTGCAGTCGATATGTTAAAAGACGTTTACAAGGCTCCTGCTGACAAGATCGAATTGATCTTCCATGGAGTGCCTGACTATCCGTTCAACAACTGCGATAAATATAAAAAAATGTTGAACCTGAAAGGAGCTCCGCTTGTCCTTACTTTCGGCCTGCTAAGCCAGAATAAAGGCATCGAGAGTATGCTTGACTCTCTTCCCGAAGTCGTAAGCCAGTATCCTGACCTTGTTTACCTAATACTGGGTGCCACGCATCCGATGATTAAAAAGAACTTTGGAGAAGCATACAGGCAATACCTCAAGAACAAGGTCTCAGAACTCGGGCTTGAGAAGAATGTAGTGTTCCATGACAAATTTGTCGAAAAAGAAGAACTCTGTAAATATATCCTTGCCAGTGATATTTACGTATCTCCTTACCTCTCCAGAGAACAAATAGTAAGCGGAGCTCTGACCTACGCAATTGGCATGGGAAAAGCAATCATTTCCACTCCTTACTGGTATGCCCAGGAAATGCTTTCCGATAATCGAGGTTTGCTTGTAGATTTTGGGGATACGAATGGCTTTAGAGATTCTCTTTTGCACTTGATAGAAAGCCCAGAAGAGTGTGATAGTATGCGCAAAAAAGCATATGATTTTGGCAGAAAGATGACATGGAAAAACGTAGGTAAGCAATATAATACAGTTTTCACCAAAGCCTTAAAGAGCTACAGTGCCTATTCCAGCACCTCAAACAGATTTAATTTCCTTCCAAACCAGTTGCCTGAAGTAAAACTTGATTACCTTAAGCTGTTGACTGATGACGTGGGCATTATACAGCATTCCAATCTTGGTGTACCGGCTCGCCATCACGGGTACAGTACTGATGACGTAGGCCGGGCTCTTGTTGCACTGACACAATTGATAGACAATCAAAAGAAAGCCGAGGAACTATGGAAGTTGATTACCACATACATGAGCTTCCTTGAACATGCCCAGACAGATACAGGTCATTTCCATAATTTCATGAGTTATAAAAGGGAATTTCTGGATGAAAAGGGCAGCGAAGATACTCTCGGACGTGCCATTTATGGGCTTGGGCATGTGATAAGCTGTCCTTACCTCTCGAGAAATATGCGCACCCTTGCTCATACCCTTATAAGCAGGGCCATGCCTGAGATGGAGAAACTTAACTATCCCAGAGCAAAAGCGTATACTATATGCGGTTTATATGAAATGCTCAGAACAGGTGTAGATGCCGATGAATTCGAACCGGTATTTAATTCGCTCAGGGATGCCGTGAAGCCCATAGACTCCCTTGTAAGTAAAGATGCCTTTGAATCAATTTTTATCAGCCACGCTGATTCTCTCGTCGAGTTGTACGAGGCTAACCATAAAGAAGATTGGAACTGGTTTGAACCTATAGTAACTTATAGCAATGCAAAATTAAGTGAAGCCCTTTTACTGGCTTATAATTACACAAAAGACAGGACTTACAGGAAGGTTGGGCTCGCTACCCTGGATTTTCTTACTGAGATCCAGTGGAAAGGCGATTTTTTTGATATGGTTGGAAACGATGGCTGGTACTACTATAACGGAGAAAAACCGATCTTTGACCAGCAGCCCATCGAAGCAGGTTATCTAACTCAGGCTTATGTTTCGGCTTATGAAATTGTGCGTGAAAGGAAATATCTTGAGCTTGCAAAATACTCTTTTGAATATTTCCTCGGAAGAAATCGTTTGCGAGCTGTCATGTATGATTATTCCACAGGCGCGGTCTGTGACGGGCTCAACCGCGATGGTATGAACTGTAACCAGGGCGCAGAATCCGTAATTTGCTTCCTTATGGCTTTAAGTTCTTTAAACAAACGCATGAAAAAAGCTTTCAGTACAACATTACTGCAATCCAGAGCAAGTGGCGAATTGGATGATGGAGCTCTGCAGAAAAGAAAGAGCCTTTTGTCAGCAAATCAGGCGGAGTGA
- a CDS encoding LiaF transmembrane domain-containing protein produces MAKISYQTIFGAIVLIIGVLLLFRTTGIYDTVQLLKYIPSLFILLGLYALWKSKLSSLSGPIILIVVFTTLQLLVLNLISWNIIASWWPLSIIFMGIGILADRRGRSFVSRKSTETIDLFVVFGGVESTNVSKNFQGGDITAIFGGVDLDLRDSIIESPPARMNVISMFGGVDIKIPEKWLVEMDLLPILGGAEDERPRSSARRESNTEKPDLIVTGFVAFGGFSIKD; encoded by the coding sequence GTGGCTAAAATCTCATACCAGACGATATTTGGGGCTATCGTACTGATTATCGGGGTTCTACTTCTGTTCAGAACTACCGGGATATATGATACAGTCCAACTGCTCAAATACATTCCTTCTTTATTTATCTTACTCGGGCTATATGCACTCTGGAAAAGCAAACTTTCCAGTTTATCTGGCCCTATCATTCTAATAGTAGTCTTCACGACCCTTCAGCTACTTGTGCTTAACTTGATTTCTTGGAATATCATTGCCAGTTGGTGGCCGTTATCGATTATCTTTATGGGAATCGGGATTCTTGCCGATAGGAGGGGGCGCTCGTTCGTTTCCAGAAAGAGTACCGAAACTATAGATTTATTTGTAGTCTTTGGAGGTGTGGAAAGTACTAATGTTTCCAAAAATTTCCAGGGCGGGGATATAACTGCGATTTTCGGAGGAGTAGATCTTGACCTTCGGGACTCCATTATTGAGAGTCCACCTGCAAGAATGAATGTGATCTCCATGTTTGGCGGCGTCGATATAAAGATCCCTGAAAAATGGCTGGTCGAAATGGATTTGCTGCCTATACTGGGCGGTGCCGAGGATGAAAGACCAAGGAGTTCAGCACGCAGGGAAAGCAACACTGAGAAACCTGACCTTATAGTCACTGGATTCGTTGCTTTTGGCGGTTTTTCCATTAAAGATTAA
- a CDS encoding PrsW family intramembrane metalloprotease gives MVGSFTVPVAYVAFLYERRQFSRLKMPTVSLAFLYGGLVAIIATSFLGPLFIIRYNPGETLAVGLVEEFAKILGVVMIARHKRHDQEMDGLILGAAVGMGFAALESTGYAFTSFLMSSGSISATVEVTLFRGLLSPLGHGTWTAILASVLFRESKDCCFRVNLQVIGAYLFVSVLHAMWNGLSLVLTPVMGLGLGAITTWVVVGFIGLYVLGARWREAIRSQITALPTETEAR, from the coding sequence ATGGTCGGCAGCTTTACAGTCCCGGTTGCCTATGTCGCATTTTTATACGAACGCAGGCAATTTAGCCGCCTTAAGATGCCGACCGTCTCCCTGGCTTTCCTGTACGGTGGGCTGGTGGCTATTATCGCCACTTCTTTTTTAGGTCCATTATTTATTATCCGGTATAATCCTGGAGAGACTCTGGCAGTAGGGCTCGTTGAGGAATTTGCTAAAATCCTTGGGGTAGTGATGATTGCACGCCACAAGCGACATGACCAAGAAATGGATGGGTTGATCCTGGGGGCGGCAGTAGGGATGGGGTTTGCAGCCCTTGAAAGTACAGGTTATGCCTTTACGAGCTTCCTGATGAGTTCGGGGAGCATTTCGGCAACAGTGGAAGTGACTTTATTCCGCGGTCTGCTTTCCCCACTGGGACACGGGACATGGACAGCAATTTTAGCCAGTGTACTCTTCCGTGAGAGCAAAGACTGTTGCTTCCGGGTTAACCTGCAGGTGATTGGGGCATACCTGTTTGTCTCCGTTCTGCACGCAATGTGGAATGGGTTGTCCCTGGTTCTCACTCCAGTTATGGGTCTTGGGCTAGGTGCGATCACCACCTGGGTTGTAGTAGGCTTTATTGGATTGTATGTGCTAGGGGCGCGCTGGCGAGAAGCGATCAGGTCACAAATAACTGCTTTACCAACAGAAACCGAGGCCAGATAA
- a CDS encoding DUF2551 domain-containing protein, with translation MVSIRAKIKSRLEKFLEVDSNGYRRAILCIFIKVKKATIDELHEMLTSKYNVTRNTVASMVGYIHSKLGILRAHKESYKTPMVYLLREEYIDLLMKIVTSSKTSAESTA, from the coding sequence ATGGTATCCATCCGAGCTAAAATTAAATCCAGGTTAGAGAAATTTCTTGAAGTTGATTCCAATGGATATCGAAGGGCAATCCTGTGCATCTTCATCAAGGTAAAAAAAGCGACTATTGACGAGCTGCATGAAATGCTTACGAGTAAGTATAATGTAACAAGGAATACGGTCGCATCCATGGTAGGGTATATCCATTCGAAACTTGGAATTCTAAGGGCGCATAAAGAATCCTATAAAACCCCAATGGTTTACCTTCTGAGAGAGGAGTATATAGATCTGCTCATGAAGATTGTAACCTCATCTAAGACGTCAGCCGAATCTACGGCTTGA
- a CDS encoding IS1/IS1595 family N-terminal zinc-binding domain-containing protein, with the protein MVLKICFTVKPKSCKFCGSSDLVKRGYDITIHGKKQKFACKECGKIFYGLNPQGVE; encoded by the coding sequence ATGGTATTAAAAATATGTTTTACAGTGAAACCAAAAAGCTGTAAATTTTGTGGATCAAGCGATCTTGTGAAGAGAGGGTATGATATTACAATACATGGGAAGAAACAAAAGTTTGCATGTAAGGAATGTGGAAAAATTTTCTATGGTTTAAACCCTCAGGGAGTGGAATAA
- a CDS encoding HNH endonuclease yields the protein MAQDKKCELCGETDSRIIELYRIFSKNSPPAIRLLCKNCLYITNHGQDNIPRKTIVEISAPNSLEKLILFMMGGFSQVIGEIAEAFGNILLEMTKQQELNIVPEGINLAKEPYNVSQYTEEDKKCVLCGVNDNRLLEKHHTDGKNFSPNTVLLCKNCHYKITYEQNKITPKRRSKNATINDLVNFMLISEGVLFNEMGRVLKDTGEEFNKISKQGE from the coding sequence ATGGCACAAGATAAAAAATGTGAACTCTGCGGAGAAACCGATAGCAGAATAATAGAATTGTATCGTATCTTTAGTAAAAACTCTCCACCTGCAATAAGGTTACTCTGCAAAAATTGTCTTTATATAACTAATCATGGACAGGACAACATTCCACGTAAAACAATAGTTGAAATCTCTGCCCCTAACAGCTTGGAAAAACTCATATTATTTATGATGGGTGGGTTTTCTCAGGTCATTGGAGAAATTGCAGAGGCATTTGGTAACATATTGCTTGAAATGACTAAGCAACAGGAGCTAAACATAGTTCCCGAAGGGATAAACCTTGCTAAGGAACCTTATAATGTATCTCAATATACTGAAGAAGATAAAAAATGCGTCCTCTGCGGAGTAAATGACAATAGATTATTAGAAAAGCATCACACTGATGGTAAAAATTTTTCACCTAATACAGTATTACTTTGCAAAAACTGTCACTATAAAATTACTTATGAACAAAACAAAATTACACCTAAAAGAAGATCGAAAAATGCAACGATTAACGATTTAGTAAATTTTATGTTAATAAGTGAAGGAGTTCTATTTAACGAGATGGGAAGAGTACTAAAGGATACTGGAGAAGAATTTAACAAAATTAGTAAACAAGGGGAATGA
- a CDS encoding DNA polymerase type-B family protein: MEDKTAYCRGYIETKRKNEGNKGKPFIPNKKTKPRHSRVLTFDTETTSDTFQNLKVGYFEIHEKGILQESGFFYNPMPENNLDVNTRFTIPQNTLSQNPLSYEEVQILKEYAKKENIPLYTTKQFIENIFFYEVYEKETLCNGFNLPFDVSRIARKAGNTVKGNPTKGDILLLFPHIPNSLNIKIGRMGLAETISFVNPETEKGEEAPRLKTKGYFLDSSHLYSVLFGSGTQHFSLKQVCKNLKTEHQKEEVEEHGTITNEYLHYLQWDVKATYDVYCILEETFNKYGLTKKEITKIYSAASIGKAALKHLGIKPFLDLNPEYPSINLGRIMETYFGGRVECKLRHEIKPVEVLDFTSMYPSTIVLLGLWEYMISEGYKEIKATEEIKKFVDSITLEDMVNPETWKQLVGIVKVRPDKDILPLRAGYNENGEKTVGLQYLTSNHEMWFALPDIVSSKLLTGKTPEIIEAYKYEAGRPQKTLKSQKILGYQINPKKDNLIKFFVEERQKIKNEMEKLENEGKQTSPEYSEKDGLQLALKILSNALGYGIFIELITQKTEKTLVVCRGDKKFSSIGRSEEEGVYFNPLIGSTITAASRLMLAIAETKVKELGNSHYYMDTDSIFVPPEIVEEVSDFFNPLNPYENVSQLLKVEDKFKRVKDEKTGEKTPVQYFFGISSKRYVVFALDEKNIPDISRMEGKLHGMGHITNIFKEEITEEDKHWHPLLWKDLILYHMGKLDHEDIVLKYGNKFEIAKVAIRTPTTHNRFKTFNEGKEWEKQIKPFNFFNQGNRKDKDVFPIAPMRKNPQEMVKYPFIDYISGEIKEGKEYFKPMDKTFFDYYRHPEIKFEGKRGLLKRRDIFITDIKTIGKEIPSVDETGIEAEEEEDIQVFEEKENLLYIIEKECEKADREGKTRKGDIARIKNQIEIYKEYNPNEEELAEYTVRCLRTLKRTGKDVKRKPILLTDEKREKVLNMPEKEGKEKGIPEKTLQKIKAKIREGKALNGNLESTKKIMEYIDSQKGEIKIC; encoded by the coding sequence ATGGAAGACAAAACAGCTTACTGTAGGGGATATATAGAAACTAAAAGAAAAAATGAGGGTAATAAAGGAAAACCATTTATCCCAAATAAGAAAACTAAACCCCGTCATTCCAGAGTTTTAACTTTTGATACTGAAACAACTAGCGACACTTTCCAGAATTTAAAAGTAGGATATTTCGAAATTCACGAAAAAGGCATTTTGCAGGAAAGCGGATTCTTTTATAATCCTATGCCTGAGAACAATTTGGATGTAAATACCCGCTTTACCATTCCGCAAAATACCCTTTCACAAAATCCATTATCTTATGAAGAAGTTCAGATACTTAAAGAGTATGCAAAAAAGGAAAATATTCCCTTATACACCACAAAACAGTTTATAGAAAATATATTCTTTTATGAAGTATATGAAAAAGAAACCCTATGCAATGGGTTTAATCTTCCTTTTGACGTTTCCCGAATAGCCAGAAAAGCGGGAAATACTGTAAAGGGAAACCCCACAAAAGGAGATATTTTATTATTATTCCCCCATATCCCAAACTCTCTAAATATAAAAATTGGTAGAATGGGTTTAGCGGAGACTATTTCCTTTGTAAATCCTGAAACCGAAAAAGGAGAAGAAGCCCCTAGACTGAAAACTAAAGGTTACTTTTTAGACTCATCTCATTTATATAGCGTGCTCTTTGGGTCTGGCACTCAGCACTTTTCACTAAAGCAGGTATGTAAGAACCTAAAAACAGAACATCAAAAAGAAGAAGTCGAAGAACATGGAACGATAACTAATGAATATCTCCATTATCTTCAGTGGGATGTAAAAGCAACATATGATGTTTATTGCATACTGGAAGAAACATTCAATAAATATGGTTTAACTAAAAAGGAAATTACTAAAATTTATAGTGCAGCTTCAATAGGAAAAGCAGCTTTAAAACACTTAGGAATAAAGCCCTTTTTAGATTTAAATCCTGAATACCCTTCCATTAACTTAGGTAGAATAATGGAAACTTATTTCGGTGGAAGGGTAGAATGTAAACTAAGGCATGAAATTAAACCAGTGGAAGTCTTAGATTTTACATCTATGTATCCCTCTACTATCGTTTTACTTGGATTATGGGAATACATGATATCAGAAGGATATAAAGAAATAAAAGCAACAGAAGAAATTAAAAAATTTGTAGATTCAATAACTTTAGAAGATATGGTTAATCCTGAGACATGGAAGCAATTAGTAGGTATTGTTAAGGTAAGACCAGATAAGGATATTTTACCCCTTAGAGCGGGTTATAATGAAAATGGGGAAAAAACAGTAGGTCTTCAATACTTGACCTCAAACCATGAAATGTGGTTTGCATTGCCTGATATTGTTTCTAGTAAACTCCTTACTGGCAAAACTCCCGAAATAATAGAGGCTTATAAATACGAAGCAGGAAGACCACAAAAAACCCTGAAATCTCAGAAAATTCTAGGGTATCAGATAAACCCGAAAAAAGATAACCTGATTAAATTCTTCGTTGAGGAAAGACAGAAAATTAAAAACGAAATGGAGAAGCTGGAAAACGAAGGAAAGCAGACTTCTCCAGAGTATTCAGAAAAAGATGGTCTACAGTTAGCGTTAAAAATCTTATCTAATGCTCTCGGTTATGGAATATTCATAGAATTAATAACTCAAAAGACAGAAAAAACTTTAGTAGTATGTAGGGGGGATAAAAAATTTTCTTCTATTGGCAGATCAGAGGAAGAAGGAGTATATTTTAACCCCCTGATAGGAAGCACAATAACAGCAGCTTCAAGACTTATGCTAGCAATAGCGGAGACCAAAGTGAAAGAATTGGGGAATTCTCACTATTACATGGATACGGATAGCATTTTTGTCCCGCCGGAAATAGTGGAAGAGGTTTCAGATTTCTTTAATCCATTAAATCCTTATGAGAACGTTTCTCAACTTCTAAAAGTTGAGGATAAATTCAAAAGGGTAAAAGATGAAAAAACCGGAGAGAAAACACCTGTTCAGTATTTCTTTGGTATTTCATCTAAAAGGTATGTAGTGTTTGCACTTGATGAAAAAAACATCCCTGATATATCAAGAATGGAAGGGAAACTTCACGGAATGGGACATATAACAAACATATTCAAAGAAGAGATTACGGAAGAGGATAAGCATTGGCATCCCCTGTTATGGAAAGATCTTATTCTTTATCATATGGGGAAACTTGACCATGAGGATATTGTCTTAAAATATGGTAACAAATTTGAAATTGCTAAAGTAGCCATCAGAACACCTACTACACATAACAGATTTAAAACATTTAATGAAGGAAAAGAATGGGAAAAACAAATAAAGCCGTTTAATTTCTTCAATCAAGGAAACAGGAAGGATAAAGATGTTTTTCCTATTGCACCAATGAGGAAAAACCCTCAAGAGATGGTAAAGTATCCGTTTATTGATTACATAAGCGGAGAAATAAAAGAAGGTAAAGAATACTTTAAACCAATGGATAAAACCTTCTTTGATTATTACAGGCACCCTGAAATAAAATTCGAAGGAAAAAGAGGGTTGCTTAAGCGTAGAGATATCTTTATAACAGATATTAAAACGATAGGAAAAGAGATACCTTCAGTAGATGAGACAGGAATAGAAGCAGAGGAAGAAGAAGATATACAGGTATTTGAAGAGAAAGAGAATCTGTTATATATTATAGAAAAAGAGTGCGAGAAAGCAGATAGAGAGGGAAAAACAAGAAAAGGGGATATTGCAAGGATTAAGAACCAAATAGAGATTTATAAAGAATATAATCCCAACGAGGAAGAATTGGCGGAATATACAGTAAGATGCTTAAGAACTTTGAAAAGGACAGGCAAAGACGTAAAAAGAAAACCTATCTTACTAACTGACGAAAAGAGAGAAAAAGTATTGAATATGCCGGAAAAAGAGGGAAAAGAAAAAGGAATTCCTGAAAAAACTTTGCAGAAAATAAAAGCAAAAATCAGAGAAGGAAAAGCCCTTAATGGTAATCTAGAAAGTACAAAGAAAATAATGGAATACATAGACAGCCAGAAAGGGGAGATAAAAATATGTTGA
- the cas1 gene encoding CRISPR-associated endonuclease Cas1, which produces MGNPLILNGYGIKITVDNGRLVIKNGNRSSEEKPESYYLQPNQKKITSILIYGQTGYISLEAFKWISLQNIQLNIFNWDGSLLSSVNQEKENNGKRKIAQYETYLDEDKRLGIAKNLIKAKITNSIKILDSLPFPVIETHLIVPYLNEVDNAKDIPELMGYEATAAKIYWKEFMKAIPEKWGFVERSGRESSDYTNTMLNYGYALLEAECLRIINTVGLDPCIGFLHEMRNEKRSLAYDLQEIFRGEIDVVVYKLLSKGYRVPKTDFLRMNNYSLRLREGGTDKLSKAYETRMSERIEYEGKLIPRRKVIERKGFELAEYVEGRRENINFLY; this is translated from the coding sequence ATGGGGAATCCGCTTATTTTGAATGGTTACGGCATTAAAATTACTGTTGATAATGGAAGACTTGTTATTAAAAATGGAAACAGAAGTTCAGAAGAGAAACCAGAAAGTTATTATTTACAGCCCAATCAGAAGAAGATAACATCTATCTTAATTTATGGTCAAACTGGTTATATTTCCCTTGAAGCTTTTAAATGGATAAGTTTACAGAATATCCAGCTTAATATTTTTAATTGGGATGGAAGTTTATTATCTTCAGTCAATCAGGAAAAAGAGAATAATGGAAAAAGGAAAATTGCACAATACGAAACCTATCTTGATGAAGATAAAAGATTAGGTATTGCAAAAAATTTGATTAAAGCAAAAATAACTAATTCTATTAAGATTTTAGATTCTTTACCGTTTCCAGTTATTGAAACTCATCTTATCGTTCCATATCTTAACGAAGTAGATAACGCAAAAGATATACCGGAATTGATGGGGTATGAAGCTACCGCCGCAAAAATCTATTGGAAGGAATTTATGAAAGCTATTCCTGAAAAATGGGGGTTTGTAGAAAGATCAGGAAGAGAATCTTCTGATTATACAAATACGATGTTAAATTATGGGTATGCCTTACTGGAAGCTGAATGTTTAAGAATCATTAATACTGTAGGGCTTGATCCATGTATCGGCTTTTTGCATGAAATGAGAAACGAAAAGCGGAGCTTAGCATATGACCTACAGGAGATTTTTAGAGGAGAAATAGACGTAGTAGTCTATAAACTACTTTCGAAGGGCTATAGAGTTCCTAAAACAGACTTTTTGAGAATGAATAATTATTCCCTTAGATTAAGAGAGGGAGGGACAGATAAGCTAAGTAAGGCTTATGAAACCCGAATGAGTGAGAGAATAGAGTATGAAGGGAAACTCATTCCGAGAAGGAAAGTAATAGAAAGGAAAGGGTTTGAGTTAGCGGAATATGTAGAGGGAAGAAGAGAGAATATTAATTTTTTGTATTAA